The following is a genomic window from Aricia agestis chromosome 12, ilAriAges1.1, whole genome shotgun sequence.
caggcgcaggaccgacttcttacatgcccatccgacgcatggatcatcttaggcccaattcacaccggatcggcagcggccggcagcggcgcgaagagcacttttagtgtgaaataaatttaaactttatttacatacttataacgaatagtatcgcttgaaaacttcaaaaggggctcgaggcgcctcgaggtgccgcgcggcgccgcgcgaccgtcggcggaaagtgctcgcggcttcccgcgaccgcgcgcgtcgtcgcgaggcgcctcgaggcgtcGCGTCACGAGGTGCCGcaagcactttccgccgacggaggtgcggtgcacagtggatcgaaaatcgagtatcatagacataagaacttgaatttccagatgtcatttatTTGGACTGAAATatggtctcctagttgttattacataataaaatgtaaaaagacgcagctacgtgtaataataagggagttacaatttttttatgaaagtaaagaacacggatcatttaacaaaaaacaatagaatatgtcaagtagttccagacaatttaatttaattcagttagaagttttaaattgttactggggACTGTTGGGGGCGAAGCTCCAGGGGTGATGCTGGTGGTCTCCGCCAGAAATAAAAGACCTCTTCGATGAGAATGAACTGTATTCGAGGTATAGCCGCGGTGCGTGCGTCGCGTAGGCCGGTGGTCCGGTGAAGTCAGAGGGACTCGCGGCCGCGACGCGCTCCTCGCTGGCCGCGGATGTCGCAGGGAGGTGCGCGGGGAGGTGCACGCTGAAGGCCGGCGCGCGGGGGCTACCGGTTTGCCCGCCAGCGCCGCGCGGCCCGATGAGACGTAGGAACATATTCCCCCGGGAACATGTCATTGAAGAGGAAGCGGCACGATGTTGTTGTAGGCACGAGTTATGGTGCCCTTCTTCGTCCGTATGTCGGCGACTCGACTGCGCCCGTCTGTCCCAGGTTTGACAGCGACTACTCTTCCAAGTAGCCACAGAAGAGGCGGAAGATTGACGTCTCGTACAAGGACCATTGCTCCAACCTTGAGGTCTTGACCGCCGGTCTGCCACTTGGTGCGTTGCTGCAGAAGAGATACGTATTCATGAGAGTAGCGCTGCCAAAAGTGCTGACGCAGCTTTTCGATGCGGTCGAAGCGCTGCAGGCGATGTATGTTGTGTTCGGTGAGTCCAGGTCGGATTATCGAACTCTGAGCTCGCCCGAGGAGGAAATGGGAAGGAGTAAGAAAAGAAAGATCAGAAGGATCCGATGATAAAGGCGTTAGAGGTCTGGAATTTAAAATAGCCTCTATCTGAATCAGGCATGTCGACAACTCCTCATATGTTAAGTGAGTAAGACTTAAGACTCTACGTAGTAGATGTTTTGTTGATTTTACTGCCGCTTCCCATATCCCACCAAAATGTGGGGAATAGGCAGGAATGAATTTAAACTGTATGTCCTGATTTGCAAGATCAGACTCTATTTGCTTAGAAGAAACCTGTATGAAGCGTGAAAGCTCATTAAAAGCTCCCACAAATGTTGAGCCGTTGTCGGAGTACACGCGCTGAGGTTTGCCCCTTCTGCTAATGAATCGGCTGAAGGCCGCAAGAAAGGCCTCCTTAGTTAAATCGGACACTAGCTCCAGGTGCACGGCTCTGACTGCAAAgcacacaaaaacacaaatataaGATTTAGTTAACCTGCAACCTCTACCTTTACGGTCGGCTATAAGCACTGGCCCGGCGAAATCCATTCCTGATCTCAAAAAAGGAAACTCTAAATGCGTCCTATCAGTAGGTAAATTACCCATAGGAATCTGTATAGGCTGCGCTTTGAAGCGAGTGCAACGTACACAGGAACGTACTACATGCTTCGCAAGATTTTTACCTGCAAGAGGCCAGTAATTAAGACGTACTTGTGCCAACAATAGTTGAGGCCCTCCGTGAAAAAGTGCTTTATGCTCTTTTTCAAATATACTTTTGGTTAAGTGATGTTTACTGCATAATAAAATAGGGTGTTTGATATTGTAGTCATAATTAGAATTTTCTAAACGACCGCCTACGCGAATTAAATTCTGTGAATCTATAAAGGGTGAAAGACTTATTAAACGATTCTTTTTATGTAAAGTTTGTTTTGCTTTAAGAGTAATGTACTCTTCAGGAAACATTTCCTGTTGAGCAAtgtttagtattacattttgcGATGATTGTAGTTCTTTATAGGTTAAATATGATGATTTTCTCAATTTATTTttgcaattaaaaataaatctttgtaTATAAGCAACTATTCTGATTAATTTAGTATAAGATGATGTTTTATGAATTAGGTTAGAAATTAGATTAGgttgtgtaatattattatttgtgttagTATTATTTTCGACGTGTTCGTCTGTATATAAAGCTGtttctgaaaataaattattttgtgagtTGGGAAAACTGGGAAATTGTATTTTAGTCTGATTGATGAAATCAGGGCCGAGCCACCACAGAACAGATGAGCTGATGGAATCAGCCTTGGCCCCGCGGGAAGCCAAATCCGACGGATTAGACTTGGAAGGTACATAGCTCCACGTCTGGCCAGCCGTAATTTCTTGAATCTCGTTAACTCTGTTGCGTACGAATTGGTCGAGTCTACCTGGTGGGGCAGAGAGCCAGCCAAGAACGATGGTAGAGTCGCACCAAAAATAGCAATGATGAAAATTTAGAGTAAGAGATTTGCGTACCTTCTGAAAGAGTCGCGTCCCTAATAATGCACCACACAACTCCAAACGTGGTATAGTTGTGGGTTTAAGTGGAGCAACCCTGTTTTTGGAGGCTAAAAGGCGAACACAAACTGTGTCATCAATCGCTACAGTCCTTACATAAGCACACGCGCCATAAGCACGTTCTGACGCGTCTGTAAAAATATGCAGCTCTATTAGAAAAGGATTATTACAAGACACCCACCGTGGAATTCTAATAGAGTTCAGAGCCTGAAGTGActctaaaaattctaaaaattgtaattttaaatctgtCGGAACTTCTTCATCCCAGCTACACTTAAGTACCCATAACTGCTGAAGAATAAATTTGCCCTGAACGATACATGGACCAACCAGACCAAGGGGATCAAAAACCTGGctaattaaagataaaatattacgtTTAGTAACCTTAAggtttgaaaaatttaaatccactgtaaaaaataaattatctgaATTACAATCCCAGTATAAACCAAGTGTTTTGCTAGGAGATGCGtcacttaaatttaattttttgtcagcATCTAATGAAAGAAAATTAGTGACGGAGTCCAATATTTCTGGACTGTTTGACTGCCACTTACGTAAGTGAAATTTTGCAGATGATAGCGTTTTAATGACGCCTCTACATAGCTCTATGACGCTATCGATAGAGTCACCGCCACTCAAATAATCATCAACATAAAAGTCGTTTTTGATAGAGTCACTAACCTTAGGATCTGAAGATTGTTCTGCTAAGGAAACTAAACATTTAGTTGCAAGATACGGTGCCGAAGCAGTGCCGTATGTAACtgtattaagaaaatatgattttaaaggTTCAGAGGGATCAAACCTAAAAAGAATTTGCTGTAGAGAACGCTGAGATGGCTCTACCAACACAGCTCTATACATTTTCTCTACATCAGATGTAACAACATATTTATGTTGTCTGTATCGTAAGAGAATAGATAGTAAATCCTGCTGCACTGTAGGACCTATCATTTGTATGTCATTAAAGGACTTGCCTGAGGTGCTAGTGGCTGATGTGTCAAAGACAACGCGCAGCTTGGTGGTAGTACTAGACTCCCGCTCTACACCATGATGAggtaaataatattgaacattAAATTTTTCTGATGTAGATTTTTCTGTCATATGATTCAATTGTAAATATTCAtgcataaaatttaaatatctatttttaaatatagggTTACGCTCAAATTTACGCTCTAAAGAGAGAAATCGAGATTTTGCCATCGCGTAAGAGTCACCTAAGCACTCTGGAGAGTCCTTTAATGGTATAGTGACGACGAATTGGCCACTGTCGTTACGACGTGTTGTTGTGTAAAAAAGTTTTTCGCAAGTCTTTTCTTCTAACGAAAAAGAGCTACTAGACTGTACTGAATCAAGCTCCCAGAAACGAGATAGCTGTTCAGTTACCTCATGGGAAAAATGACACGAATTATTTGAAGCTTTAGTTGAAGAATTTTTACGTCCATGAGGCAAAGATACGCAGCCCGATATGAGCCAACCAAATTTAGAAGATTGTAATCTAGGTTGATTTTTACCTAAATTAATTGTGTGGGAACATAAGACGTCCCAAAATATTTCAGCGCCTACAAGAATGTCGACTGCTGATGGTACATAAAATTTAGGGTCTGCTAATTTAAGACCTGGCGGGatattaattaagtttttatcCACGTAAGACCCAGGCAAAGAGTGTGTTATGTatggtaaaataaaacaagttaagTTCACCTTATAACCACCAAAACAAGATTGCACAGTAAGAGTACAACTTTCTGAAGTTTTAGAAATCTGACCATTGATACCTGAGACTGTGGAGGTAGTACCTTCCTTTGACAGGCCAAGCTTCTCACAAAAATCTCGGGTGATAAAGTTGGACGTGCTGCCGTTATCTAACAAGAGTCTGACAGGATGTAGCTTCCCGTTGACGTCCGCCGCATTCGCCAGAGCTGTGGATAGCAGTACGATTTTCTGATTAGACATGTCAGATGTGTCTGTATTAGCTGATAAAACAATATTGTTTGAAGACTGATTTTCAGGATCCCTATGTAAGAGGGTATTATGTTTAAGTGTGCAATATTTGCAATGTGAAAGCTTACATCGCTTATCAGTATGACCTGGTCGTAGGCAGTTCATACACACATTGCTTTCTGATGCCTTTTTAATACGTGAATCAACATCTAAATTTCTGAAGGATTGACATGAAAATAAGTAATGATTCTGTGAACACATGACACAAGAAATTTTGTTATTagaagagtaagaattattattagtattattagaaTTGGTTTTAAATGATGTATTAGTagtaagataatttttatttttagtctcctgtaaatatttatttgtattatgtGTAAGTTTTGTGTttgaattacaattatttattgattCGATTAAATCTGCTCGATTagacaaaaattttacaaaatcttttAGATTTGGATATTTGtctaagttatttttaaattcctcCCACTCGCGATGGGTGACTACATCCAATTTTTTggacataataaaaatgatcAGTATATCCCACTGTGAGGTAGGCTGTCCTAAGGTTTCGAGcgcctttaaatttttattagttaCATCAATCATGTTACGTAATGATGCACTAGATTCCTTGggtattaattcaaaattgaatAAGGCTTGAACATGATTGTTTATAAGTAGCCTTTCATTATTATACCTATCTGTTAATAATTGCCAAGCTATAGCGTAATTATCGGCTTTGAAATCAATACTTTTAATGACTAATGCTGCGCTGCCTTTAAGAGTAGCACGcaaataatgaaatttattgatgtCCTGTATACtactattattatgtataagggAAATATACGTATCTCGGAACTCGAGCCAGTGCTGATAGTCGCCGTTGAAGTGAGGCAAGTCGATCTTGGGTAAGCGCACAAAATCGTGCTTGCAACCAGAGCCGTGAAGATTGTCGCTAGTGGAGGCTGCAGAGACGAGCGGCGGCGAGGATGGACGTGGAGGCTCGAGCAGTGATCGCGCGAGGCCCATCTGCGCGTAATACAACAACTCGAACTGTTCTCGCTCAGCATATGCCTCGCTCGTGTTCTCCGACAACAACTCCAACTCCGTCTGTAACGTATCGAAATCATTATATAGCGTTTCCATAGCACTAACTCGGTACTGTAGCTCAGATAGTTGAAAGGGGGTAAGATCAGAAGTAGgtaataattttacaaagttGGCAAAATAAGTTAGCTTAGCTTTATAGCCACCACGCCTCTTAACGAGTTCCTTTAATTTAGCTTCAGACATAATGAAAGCTTAACGCAAAAAAAAGGGACTGAAGCGCAAGAAAAGACAaggaaaagaaaatgaaaattgaaaaaggGAAAAAAAAGTAACGTCCAAAGGCGTGACgataaatgcaaaatattatttgcaAGATATAGGTTATTATGCAATAATGAAATAAGTAGGTCAATAACCTTTTCAGATAAGATAAGGgaaaaaatattgcatttaataaatataaatggaGAACAATAGAACAATAGGCGAGCACGTGCTCGATTAATGGTAAGTGAATGTAGTTAagaatagtatttttattaagattctttctgaaaatattatttatgatgtTGATCATGCATGCCTGATTCCgattagattttattttaattcctgGAAATGgcaagaaataagaaaggaaaAAAGTAAAAGAGGAACGGGCTCACTCAGAACGACTCCTTTGTCCTCAGCCACGTGGAATGCTCCATGCGGCGCGATCAGCGCATGCGCATGAGTCCCGTTGAGGCGCGTCGGTCCAAAGTCCGGTCCAAATTCTTGCGCTTCGCAGCAAATAAGACGGCGTATTCCTCTTCTTGCGAAGGCCCACTGGTTCGGGCGCGACTTCTTTGTCCTCAGCCACGTGGAATGCTTCATGCGGCGCGATCGGCGCATGCGCATGAATCCCGTCGAGGCGTGTCCGTCCAAAATCCAGTCCAATTCTTGCGCTTCGCAGCAAAATAGACGGCGTACGAAGGACCACTGTTGGGGGCGAAGCTCCAGGGGTGATGCTGGTGGTCTCCGCCAGAAATAAAAGACCTCTTCGATGAGAATGAACTGTATTCGAGGTATAGCCGCGGTGCGTGCGTCGCGTAGGCCGGTGGTCCGGTGAAGTCAGAGGGACTCGCGGCCGCGACGCGCTCCTCGCTGGCCGCGGATGTCGCAGGGAGGTGCGCGGGGAGGTGCACGCTGAAGGCCGGCGCGCGGGGGCTACCGGTTTGCCCGCCAGCGCCGCGCGGCCCGATGAGACGTAGGAACAGGGACACTGGAAAAAGAGAGGGTTGATACATTATATcagcataataatttttttcttctttctatttgaattaagtttttaattaaccaaaacaaagtaccaatggacagtttttatttaaccaaaatgaagtacaaatggtgccgtaatacagaatatgccaaaatgtaagtagtaattagtactataatagtgtgtgaggatataacggccaaccatgcgattccagagatattatgctcatttttcatgtcggctccgtactaatttttttttttttaaatattactcccttattattacacgtagatgagtctttttacattttgttatgtaataacaactaggaaaacatatttcagcTCAAAataatgacatctggaaattcaagttcctatgtctatgaaactcgattttcgatccactgtgcggcgctctgaaggtagcgcgcggccgccagcggccgccCGCGGCAACGCGAGCCGCCTCagccggcctcgccgcgcctcgccgcgcctcttcgcgccgctgccgatccggtgtgaattggcccttagttgtcagacaattaggtgatcagcctgcattgtcctaaccaaacttggaaataacatgtttccaacgcgggaatcaaacccacgacctccgagtcaagaggtGCGCACTagaccactggaccacgaaggcGTAAACCTCCGTGATTTTCACCAATAATTAAATTCTAAAggaccatccatactaatatcataaatgcgaaagtgtgtctgtctgtctgttcgtctatcGGTCTTTCCGTCTGCGTTCCACTATATGCACAGCAAAAACTTGCTATCCTGTACAACTATATTTTTGGGACACGACTTCAGACAGTCACTTTTGAAATACTTAATACAATTTAAAGCACCTGCATCGATTTAAATCTAACCTTTTCTAAAAAATACATCAAGAATAGGCcaaaaaaaagctaaaaaaatgTCGGAAAGATTGAACGTAATTGTATAGAGACTAGAGAGCGCCGAAACGAGCGCTTTCGGCTTCGTTAGACATTGTTTGTTCAGACCATTCACGAGTAAGATTAATGAAATGTCccggtaaatgttataaattaacactttcattttcaattatattttaaaagggtTTAAAATAGGTACTTAAAGAAATTCGACCGTCGACacgttgaaaattttaaatgcaccctttaaaaaatataatattttagttgaaTCTAGAAAACCAATATTAGCCAGAAGAGTTTATCTCGATCTAATAATAGACTGCAACAGGTGTAGGCTGCATTTGGTCGTTCTGTGATTGCCACAACGCgtcgtcgtggccgttttcattagagcctcgacacgaatttcgcgttgtgGCTGTTTACCGTGACCACAACGCgatgtgagctatttttccgctcaaCGAGCGTTTTCGGTCCTTGAGCGTGACAGATATAATATAGCGAACTATGCAGGTTGGATCTTGGAACAGTTGTGGAATTAattccaataaattaatataaagtcTCTACATTTATGTGTggagactttaatattaaattattaacccTTTTGTTAcatgcacatatttttgacaatatttgttccatagtttgtgcaaaggtatcaaataaccctgaaggaggcctgtatacacctgtatattaagtatggaagtatagatatGGATTAAATTCTATTATGTCATAATATTGGctacctttattttattttagtcaaATTACCAATCCACATCTATCCAATAACAATAAATTGTATGGATATTGCATAATTTGTGGTTTAGTTGGCGAAGGCTTGTCCATAACAATAACTAAGTTATAACCAATGCACAAATTTATAGCTCGGGTAACATTATTACTAATACAAAACACAgttatgatattaaaataattaatatacttacattatccatacttatattataaatggaaagtgtgtctgtctgactgttacttcttcacgctcaaaccactgaaccgattttgctaagtATGGAGATACGGAAAATGACTAAAATAATTAGCCAAATCATTTCAGTCATTCGCaagtttcattttttaattatttaactattttataCAGGCTGCAAACAGgctgtaataaaacaaagtgatgatactttagggctAGGAATTTATGTAGTTTTATTGTGatatgtatgggcaagcgcgTCCATCACgaatttgtccatacaaaaacttaaacaaaatactcttttagcgctgtaACTTGTAAAGTaacagcactgaaagagtattggaacgaagttccctatcgcgcgttcggcgtaaaggctagataggctagacagaacgatatttgacctcgacacttttttattagtacctgcatggtaggggcagagggcgttgatagtattcctgtgcgtcaactagatggcgttttttgagaataaaccgaCGCGCTGTTATActggttttttgaacataagaaataacttcgttccattcgggtgtcccttgacacctctcaagttttttttttagttttttttttcactttgcagtaaaggactctgctctcagccttttgactaaaggactctgctctcagccttttgacttcttaccttaaaaataggactcaaagggttgaggtaaatagtaaaaggtccaatggaaccaaaatagaattaggtgtcccacagggatctatcttaggcccatttctttttctcatctatataaatgacttaccttatctagtaaaggataataataatgagatagtgctttttgctgatgacacttcacttatttttaaagtgaagcgacaacagtcgaactacgacgaggtaaacagtgctctctcaaaaatagtacattggtttaatgttaataacttacttttaaattctagtaaaactaaatgtataaagtttactttgcccaatgttaggcaagtccaaaccaatgtgctattaaatgatgagaagatgaatttggtagataacactgtattcctaggtattacacttgatagtaaattacagtggggtcctcacattgctaatctagcaggtaggctcagttctgcagcatatgcagtcagaaaaattagagaaatttctgacgaagacacggcacgattagtatattttagttattttcatagtaggatgtcatatggaatccttttatggggaaacgctgccgacattaatacaatatttgtgctgcagaagcgagccatacgttctatttataaaatgtctgctttagaatctctgagagataaatttaaagaaattggtattctaactgttgcttctcaatacattttggataatgtaatatatgttagaaaaaatataaataaatttaaagttaaaagtgacattcactgtagaaatactagaaataagcacaagctggacatgccagtgatcagacttagtaaagtcagtaaatcttttaaaggtcaatgtatacgcctttacaataaaatcccagaaaacgttcaaaatctttccattaataaatttaaaaaagtagtcaaagagcgtttgtgtgccaaagcttattataaggtcaatgatttcatagaagatggcacatcttgggagtaggatggcttcttgcaaggctacttctacattattatattatgacttacaattatgtatgttgacattgtatataatattaagttacaaaattgtaaactttattttaaaagaataatttttctctcacttttttggtaaaaagtggaacccgtgcgagtttcttacgccggttcttctcgccggggtagttcccgaaccggtggtaggcatcaggtagacattctgaaaaaatttgattcaaatttactcagaaataaaacattttttattttattttttttattatttagtgtacagtacactgtacaggggactcataaaaatcataaagtataatcacttttTGTCACGCCCTGAGTACATAACGGGAAACCTACTTGCAAGCAAATACCTGTATGTTTGATACGTGTTCGATGACAGATAAAAATTTCATCGATTTAGCAGCTGATAAGATTATCTACggatgtaccatcagagaaatcgattcgtaggcagatggtggatctTTATAATTTGGTAAGGTTATGTCAAGTCCAACCCTACGAAATAATATTACCAAGTTTTACTACTTAATTGACATTTATGAAACAGGATCCATCACCATTCCTTTTGATCTAACAAAAGGAATGGTGATGGATCCTGTTTTTACTTTGTTGTTGTTTGATTTCCAACTTTACTGTATTATCTCAGAGTTCAATTTTCAGGTCTCTATACTCTTCAACTGGTGATTTTATATGCAATATTTTCGGAATAATCGGATCGACCGCATTCTAAAATAATTCAGACCATTTAAGACATTTACAAATTCATAATCAGAATGTAGTCAGATTTTATAGGC
Proteins encoded in this region:
- the LOC121732361 gene encoding uncharacterized protein LOC121732361 isoform X3 → MCSQNHYLFSCQSFRNLDVDSRIKKASESNVCMNCLRPGHTDKRCKLSHCKYCTLKHNTLLHRDPENQSSNNIVLSANTDTSDMSNQKIVLLSTALANAADVNGKLHPVRLLLDNGSTSNFITRDFCEKLGLSKEGTTSTVSGINGQISKTSESCTLTVQSCFGGYKVNLTCFILPYITHSLPGSYVDKNLINIPPGLKLADPKFYVPSAVDILVGAEIFWDVLCSHTINLGKNQPRLQSSKFGWLISGCVSLPHGRKNSSTKASNNSCHFSHEVTEQLSRFWELDSVQSSSSFSLEEKTCEKLFYTTTRRNDSGQFVVTIPLKDSPECLGDSYAMAKSRFLSLERKFERNPIFKNRYLNFMHEYLQLNHMTEKSTSEKFNVQYYLPHHGVERESSTTTKLRVVFDTSATSTSGKSFNDIQMIGPTVQQDLLSILLRYRQHKYVVTSDVEKMYRAVLVEPSQRSLQQILFRFDPSEPLKSYFLNTVTYGTASAPYLATKCLVSLAEQSSDPKVSDSIKNDFYVDDYLSGGDSIDSVIELCRGVIKTLSSAKFHLRKWQSNSPEILDSVTNFLSLDADKKLNLSDASPSKTLGLYWDCNSDNLFFTVDLNFSNLKVTKRNILSLISQVFDPLGLVGPCIVQGKFILQQLWVLKCSWDEEVPTDLKLQFLEFLESLQALNSIRIPRWVSCNNPFLIELHIFTDASERAYGACAYVRTVAIDDTVCVRLLASKNRVAPLKPTTIPRLELCGALLGTRLFQKVRKSLTLNFHHCYFWCDSTIVLGWLSAPPGRLDQFVRNRVNEIQEITAGQTWSYVPSKSNPSDLASRGAKADSISSSVLWWLGPDFINQTKIQFPSFPNSQNNLFSETALYTDEHVENNTNTNNNITQPNLISNLIHKTSSYTKLIRIVAYIQRFIFNCKNKLRKSSYLTYKELQSSQNVILNIAQQEMFPEEYITLKAKQTLHKKNRLISLSPFIDSQNLIRVGGRLENSNYDYNIKHPILLCSKHHLTKSIFEKEHKALFHGGPQLLLAQVRLNYWPLAGKNLAKHVVRSCVRCTRFKAQPIQIPMGNLPTDRTHLEFPFLRSGMDFAGPVLIADRKGRGCRLTKSYICVFVCFAVRAVHLELVSDLTKEAFLAAFSRFISRRGKPQRVYSDNGSTFVGAFNELSRFIQVSSKQIESDLANQDIQFKFIPAYSPHFGGIWEAAVKSTKHLLRRVLSLTHLTYEELSTCLIQIEAILNSRPLTPLSSDPSDLSFLTPSHFLLGRAQSSIIRPGLTEHNIHRLQRFDRIEKLRQHFWQRYSHEYVSLLQQRTKWQTGTITRAYNNIVPLPLQ
- the LOC121732361 gene encoding uncharacterized protein LOC121732361 isoform X5 translates to MCSQNHYLFSCQSFRNLDVDSRIKKASESNVCMNCLRPGHTDKRCKLSHCKYCTLKHNTLLHRDPENQSSNNIVLSANTDTSDMSNQKIVLLSTALANAADVNGKLHPVRLLLDNGSTSNFITRDFCEKLGLSKEGTTSTVSGINGQISKTSESCTLTVQSCFGGYKVNLTCFILPYITHSLPGSYVDKNLINIPPGLKLADPKFYVPSAVDILVGAEIFWDVLCSHTINLGKNQPRLQSSKFGWLISGCVSLPHGRKNSSTKASNNSCHFSHEVTEQLSRFWELDSVQSSSSFSLEEKTCEKLFYTTTRRNDSGQFVVTIPLKDSPECLGDSYAMAKSRFLSLERKFERNPIFKNRYLNFMHEYLQLNHMTEKSTSEKFNVQYYLPHHGVERESSTTTKLRVVFDTSATSTSGKSFNDIQMIGPTVQQDLLSILLRYRQHKYVVTSDVEKMYRAVLVEPSQRSLQQILFRFDPSEPLKSYFLNTVTYGTASAPYLATKCLVSLAEQSSDPKVSDSIKNDFYVDDYLSGGDSIDSVIELCRGVIKTLSSAKFHLRKWQSNSPEILDSVTNFLSLDADKKLNLSDASPSKTLGLYWDCNSDNLFFTVDLNFSNLKVTKRNILSLISQVFDPLGLVGPCIVQGKFILQQLWVLKCSWDEEVPTDLKLQFLEFLESLQALNSIRIPRWVSCNNPFLIELHIFTDASERAYGACAYVRTVAIDDTVCVRLLASKNRVAPLKPTTIPRLELCGALLGTRLFQKVRKSLTLNFHHCYFWCDSTIVLGWLSAPPGRLDQFVRNRVNEIQEITAGQTWSYVPSKSNPSDLASRGAKADSISSSVLWWLGPDFINQTKIQFPSFPNSQNNLFSETALYTDEHVENNTNTNNNITQPNLISNLIHKTSSYTKLIRIVAYIQRFIFNCKNKLRKSSYLTYKELQSSQNVILNIAQQEMFPEEYITLKAKQTLHKKNRLISLSPFIDSQNLIRVGGRLENSNYDYNIKHPILLCSKHHLTKSIFEKEHKALFHGGPQLLLAQVRLNYWPLAGKNLAKHVVRSCVRCTRFKAQPIQIPMGNLPTDRTHLEFPFLRSGMDFAGPVLIADRKGRGCRLTKSYICVFVCFAVRAVHLELVSDLTKEAFLAAFSRFISRRGKPQRVYSDNGSTFVGAFNELSRFIQQRTKWQTGTITRAYNNIVPLPLQ
- the LOC121732361 gene encoding uncharacterized protein LOC121732361 isoform X4, translated to MCSQNHYLFSCQSFRNLDVDSRIKKASESNVCMNCLRPGHTDKRCKLSHCKYCTLKHNTLLHRDPENQSSNNIVLSANTDTSDMSNQKIVLLSTALANAADVNGKLHPVRLLLDNGSTSNFITRDFCEKLGLSKEGTTSTVSGINGQISKTSESCTLTVQSCFGGYKVNLTCFILPYITHSLPGSYVDKNLINIPPGLKLADPKFYVPSAVDILVGAEIFWDVLCSHTINLGKNQPRLQSSKFGWLISGCVSLPHGRKNSSTKASNNSCHFSHEVTEQLSRFWELDSVQSSSSFSLEEKTCEKLFYTTTRRNDSGQFVVTIPLKDSPECLGDSYAMAKSRFLSLERKFERNPIFKNRYLNFMHEYLQLNHMTEKSTSEKFNVQYYLPHHGVERESSTTTKLRVVFDTSATSTSGKSFNDIQMIGPTVQQDLLSILLRYRQHKYVVTSDVEKMYRAVLVEPSQRSLQQILFRFDPSEPLKSYFLNTVTYGTASAPYLATKCLVSLAEQSSDPKVSDSIKNDFYVDDYLSGGDSIDSVIELCRGVIKTLSSAKFHLRKWQSNSPEILDSVTNFLSLDADKKLNLSDASPSKTLGLYWDCNSDNLFFTVDLNFSNLKVTKRNILSLISQVFDPLGLVGPCIVQGKFILQQLWVLKCSWDEEVPTDLKLQFLEFLESLQALNSIRIPRWVSCNNPFLIELHIFTDASERAYGACAYVRTVAIDDTVCVRLLASKNRVAPLKPTTIPRLELCGALLGTRLFQKVRKSLTLNFHHCYFWCDSTIVLGWLSAPPGRLDQFVRNRVNEIQEITAGQTWSYVPSKSNPSDLASRGAKADSISSSVLWWLGPDFINQTKIQFPSFPNSQNNLFSETALYTDEHVENNTNTNNNITQPNLISNLIHKTSSYTKLIRIVAYIQRFIFNCKNKLRKSSYLTYKELQSSQNVILNIAQQEMFPEEYITLKAKQTLHKKNRLISLSPFIDSQNLIRVGGRLENSNYDYNIKHPILLCSKHHLTKSIFEKEHKALFHGGPQLLLAQVRLNYWPLAGKNLAKHVVRSCVRCTRFKAQPIQIPMGNLPTDRTHLEFPFLRSGMDFAGPVLIADRKGRGCRLTKSYICVFVCFAVRAVHLELVSDLTKEAFLAAFSRFISRRGKPQRVYSDNGSTFVGAFNELSRFIQQRTKWQTGGQDLKVGAMVLVRDVNLPPLLWLLGRVVAVKPGTDGRSRVADIRTKKGTITRAYNNIVPLPLQ